In Cheilinus undulatus linkage group 16, ASM1832078v1, whole genome shotgun sequence, one DNA window encodes the following:
- the LOC121523459 gene encoding gastrula zinc finger protein XlCGF57.1-like codes for MSGYQDLSDVQQLVVKEEEVPLKKHEMNWSLNQEKPREPAHIKEEQDEQWICQEREQLHGAEGSDNVSTFILVPVKSEEEDKNEPQSLKLHEIQREENRDTEPLKTESDGEDCGGSGAVSQLQPVSPDKTSDLSGSETDDSADWEESDEAQKGLNSKQNKDVAISDLKCHIGDTSASSPDCAPSTGQKKQVEEHKGTYTGEKCFSCSFCKKTFTKKAKMVCHIRIHTGEKPFSCSYCGKGYSLPRNLRHHIRVHTGEKPFSCSVCGKRFRQKNYLKNHSVVHTGEKPFSCSLCDKRFSLVENLKQHSLIHTGEKRFSCSVCGKKFTQRAHLKNHSVIHTGEKPLSCSICDKRFTHSGDLKRHSIVHTGEKPISCSVCGKRFIQNGDLKRHSTVHTGEKPFSCSVCGKRFIQSGDVKRHSIVHTREKAFSCDVCERKFTKAMHLKNHKCVGKTGDNV; via the exons ATGTCAGGTTATCAGGATCTTTCAG ATGTCCAGCAGCTGGTGGTGAAAGAAGAAGAGGTTCCCCTTAAGAAGCATGAGATGAACTGGAGTCTGAACCAGGAGAAGCCACGAGAACCAGCACACATCAAAGAGGAACAGGACGAACAATGGATCTgtcaggagagagagcagcttcATGGAGCAGAGGGGTCTGATAACGTGTCCACATTCATTCTGGTCCCTGTGAAGAGTGAAGAAGAGGATAAAAATGAACCTCAGTCCTTGAAACTTCATGAAATCCAAAGGGAAGAGAACAGAGACACGgagcctttaaaaacagaatctgatggagaggactgtggaggatcAGGAGCAGTTAGTCAATTACAGCCAGTCAGTCCTGACAAGACTTCAGATCTTTCTGGatctgagactgatgacagtgctgattGGGAGGAGAGTGATGAAGCACAAAAAGGTTTAAActcaaagcaaaacaaagacGTAGCAATAAGCGATTTGAAATGTCACATTGGAGACACATCAGCTAGCTCCCCTGATTGTGCTCCAAGCACTGGACAGAAAAAACAAGTTGAGGAACACAAAGGAACTTATACAGGAGAGAAGTGTTTCAGCTGCTCTTTTTGTAAGAAAACATTCACGAAGAAAGCAAAAATGGTCTGTCACATTAGAATCCACACAGGAGAAAAACCATTTAGTTGCTCCTATTGTGGTAAAGGATACTCTCTGCCCAGAAACCTGAGGCATCACATTCGTGTCCACACAGGAGAAAAACCATTTAGTTGCTCAGTTTGCGGTAAAAGgttcagacaaaaaaattatcttaaaaACCACTCTGTTGTCCACACGGGAGAAAAACCATTTAGCTGTTCTCTTTGTGACAAAAGATTTTCTCTAGTTGAAAATCTGAAGCAACACTCTCTtatccacacaggagagaaacgaTTCAGTTGTTCTGTTTGTGGTAAAAAATTCACTCAAAGAGCACATCTTAAAAACCACTCAGTtatccacacaggagagaaacccttaaGTTGTTCAATTTGTGATAAAAGATTTACCCATAGTGGAGATCTAAAAAGACACTCCATtgtccacacaggagagaaacccatAAGTTGTTCcgtttgtggtaaaagattcATCCAAAATGGAGATCTAAAAAGACATTCCACtgtccacacaggagagaaaccattcagctgctcagtttgtggtaaaagattcATTCAAAGTGGAGATGTAAAAAGACACTCTATTGTACACACAAGAGAGAAAGCATTTAGTTGCGATGTTTGTGAAAGAAAATTTACTAAGGCGATGCATCTCAAAAATCACAAGTGTGTTGGTAAGACCGGTGACAATGTTTAA
- the LOC121523458 gene encoding gastrula zinc finger protein XlCGF57.1-like, giving the protein MSGFHDISDIQQLVVKEEEVPTEQHEISWSLNQEKPQESAHIKEEQDEQWICQEREQLHGAEGSDNMSTFIPVPVKSEEGNEDEPQSLKLHEIQNEEHRDTTPLKTESDGEDCGGSGAVSQLQPVSPDKTSDLSGSETDDSADWEESDEAQKGLNSKQNKDIAVSDMKCNTGDTSASSPDCAPSIGQIKQLEDDKGTYTGEKCFSCSFCKKRFMKKAEMVRHIRVHTGEKPFSCSFCGKRYSLRGNLRQHILIHTGEKPFSCSVCGKRFKQRGHLKNHSVVHTGEKPFSCSLCDKRFSLVENLKQHLIIHTGEKRFSCSVCGKKFTQRAHLKNHSVIHTGEKPLSCSICDKRFTHRGDLKRHFIVHTGEKPISCSVCGKRFIQNGDLKRHSTVHTGEKPFSCSVCGKLFIQRGDVKRHSIVHTGEKPFSCSVCERKFTKAMYLKNHKCVGKTSDNV; this is encoded by the coding sequence ACATCCAGCAGCTGGTGGTGAAAGAAGAAGAGGTTCCCACTGAGCAGCATGAGATCAGCTGGAGTCTGAACCAGGAGAAGCCACAAGAATCAGCACACATCAAAGAGGAACAGGACGAACAATGGATCTgtcaggagagagagcagcttcATGGAGCAGAGGGGTCTGATAACATGTCCACATTCATTCCGGTCCCTGTGAAGAGTGAAGAGGGGAATGAAGATGAACCTCAGTCCTTAAAACTTcatgaaatccaaaatgaagAGCACAGAGACACAAcgcctttaaaaacagaatctgatggagaggactgtggaggatcAGGAGCAGTTAGTCAATTACAGCCAGTCAGTCCTGACAAGACTTCAGATCTTTCTGGatctgagactgatgacagtgctgattGGGAGGAGAGTGATGAAGCTCAAAAAGGTTTAAActcaaagcaaaacaaagacaTAGCAGTAAGCGATATGAAATGTAACACTGGAGACACATCAGCTAGCTCCCCTGATTGTGCTCCAAGCATTGGACAGATAAAACAACTTGAGGACGACAAAGGAACTTATACAGGAGAGAAATGTTTCAGCTGCTCTTTTTGTAAGAAAAGGTTTATGAAGAAAGCAGAAATGGTCAGGCACATTAGGGTCCACACAGGAGAAAAACCATTCAGTTGCTCCTTTTGTGGTAAAAGATATTCTCTGCGTGGAAACCTGAGGCAACACATTCTTATCCACACAGGAGAAAAACCATTCAGTTGCTCAGTTTGCGGTAAAAGGTTCAAACAAAGAGGACATCTCAAAAACCACTCTGTTGTCCACACAGGAGAAAAACCATTTAGTTGTTCTCTTTGTGACAAAAGATTTTCTCTAGTTGAAAATCTGAAGCAACACTTAATaatccacacaggagagaaacgaTTCAGTTGTTCTGTTTGTGGTAAAAAATTCACTCAAAGAGCACATCTTAAAAACCACTCAGTtatccacacaggagagaaacccttaaGTTGTTCAATTTGTGATAAAAGATTTACCCATAGAGGAGATCTAAAAAGACACTTTATtgtccacacaggagagaaacccataagttgttcagtttgtggtaaaagattcATCCAAAATGGAGATCTAAAAAGACATTCCACtgtccacacaggagagaaaccattcagCTGCTCAGTTTGTGGTAAATTATTCATCCAAAGAGGAGATGTAAAAAGACACTCTATTGtacacacaggagagaaaccgtTTAGTTGCAGTGTTTGTGAAAGAAAATTTACTAAGGCGATGTATCTCAAAAATCACAAGTGTGTGGGTAAGACCAGCGACAATGTTTAA